One region of Ahniella affigens genomic DNA includes:
- a CDS encoding tetratricopeptide repeat protein, with amino-acid sequence MPLLAGISLLLQIILAIHVAKTGRNLYWIMIIVMLPLIGGVAYLVVEVLPELRNNPSARRTVRAVADRINPERRRQQIADQLALNNSLENRSALARESLQLGDFVNAERLFRECLTGPYQTDPTFMLGLAEAQAEQAKFAEARQVLEALIAANPDYQSHDGHLLYARCLEALGEYPAALKEFAVLASSYPGEEGRLRYAKLLAQQGRPADALAVVQDMRTRAKRAPAYYRKKEAEWLEAAETLARQIGAEAAR; translated from the coding sequence ATGCCTTTGCTTGCCGGAATTTCGCTGTTATTGCAGATCATCCTGGCCATTCATGTGGCCAAGACAGGACGGAATCTCTACTGGATCATGATTATTGTGATGCTGCCGCTGATCGGCGGCGTCGCTTACCTCGTGGTGGAAGTTCTGCCGGAACTTCGCAACAACCCGAGCGCGCGACGCACGGTGCGTGCGGTAGCGGATCGGATCAACCCAGAACGGCGGCGCCAGCAGATTGCCGATCAGCTCGCGCTCAACAATAGTCTGGAGAATCGGAGCGCACTCGCGCGGGAATCATTGCAGTTGGGCGATTTCGTCAATGCCGAACGGCTGTTTCGGGAATGCCTGACCGGCCCTTATCAAACTGATCCGACCTTCATGCTTGGCCTCGCCGAGGCACAGGCGGAGCAAGCGAAGTTCGCCGAGGCCCGACAGGTGCTGGAGGCATTGATCGCGGCCAATCCCGATTATCAATCCCACGATGGCCATTTGCTTTACGCACGCTGCCTGGAAGCACTGGGCGAATACCCCGCCGCGCTGAAAGAATTTGCGGTGCTCGCATCCAGTTATCCGGGTGAGGAAGGACGGCTTCGGTATGCGAAGTTGCTCGCGCAACAAGGGCGCCCGGCCGATGCGCTCGCGGTGGTTCAGGATATGCGGACACGGGCCAAGCGGGCCCCTGCCTACTACCGCAAGAAGGAGGCCGAATGGCTAGAGGCTGCTGAGACATTGGCCCGGCAAATCGGTGCGGAGGCGGCACGCTAA
- a CDS encoding FG-GAP repeat domain-containing protein, which yields MRSCKFVVLPLLMFSLFRVPADVSAACANYGFAPAPGGVTCPGGSCSVFVSTGVPGDAALADFNGDGYLDMATANVNITSLSVLLGLPNGNFSLSPQAVELGNGNLGQAIVSADFNGDQRADLAVVTRFHDIISLLGDGTGGFVSAGVIDVGSGSNTYSDITSGDFNGDGIVDLAATAPTLNAITIGLGLGNGQFQQPSGSPFGVSELNLPMSLAAGRIDSDNIDDLVVAGLESDNLVVLKSQGNGQFVVLQNESAVIAPEARPRQVELRDLNHDGRLDALVASHVFRNSGAVPLSPFNRAALFLGRNTGGLDAATFVDLGGDLDDVSAADFDADGAEDLLGANIAFSFRTSVARQTGAMIFETTPLALPGAGGASGGVYTGDFDRDGFVDVAGVMSSGYVNVSLNTCVQDALFANGFE from the coding sequence ATGCGTTCGTGCAAATTCGTTGTGTTACCGCTATTGATGTTCAGTCTGTTCCGAGTCCCGGCAGACGTATCCGCCGCCTGCGCGAACTACGGCTTTGCGCCCGCACCCGGCGGTGTCACTTGCCCGGGTGGCTCGTGCAGTGTGTTTGTCAGCACCGGCGTGCCGGGCGATGCCGCACTCGCCGATTTTAACGGCGACGGCTACCTGGACATGGCCACCGCGAACGTCAATATCACGTCGCTTTCGGTGCTCCTCGGGCTGCCGAATGGCAACTTCAGCTTGTCGCCGCAGGCTGTGGAACTGGGCAATGGGAATCTGGGTCAGGCAATCGTCAGCGCCGATTTCAATGGTGACCAGCGCGCGGATCTGGCGGTGGTCACGCGCTTTCACGACATCATCAGCCTGCTGGGCGATGGCACGGGCGGGTTTGTCAGCGCGGGCGTCATTGATGTTGGGTCCGGGTCGAATACCTATTCGGACATCACGAGTGGCGATTTCAATGGCGATGGCATCGTGGACTTGGCCGCCACGGCGCCGACGCTGAATGCGATCACGATCGGGCTTGGGCTCGGCAACGGGCAGTTCCAGCAGCCCAGCGGCTCGCCGTTCGGCGTCTCGGAATTGAATCTGCCGATGAGCCTTGCCGCGGGTCGGATTGATTCGGACAACATCGACGACCTCGTGGTCGCCGGACTGGAGAGCGACAATCTGGTGGTGCTGAAAAGCCAGGGCAACGGCCAGTTCGTCGTCTTGCAGAATGAGAGTGCGGTGATCGCACCGGAGGCGCGGCCGCGCCAGGTGGAACTGCGCGATCTGAACCATGACGGTCGGCTGGATGCCCTGGTCGCGAGCCATGTATTCCGGAACAGCGGCGCCGTGCCGTTGTCGCCATTCAATCGGGCGGCGTTGTTTCTCGGTCGGAACACCGGCGGGCTCGATGCTGCGACGTTCGTGGATCTCGGTGGCGATCTGGACGACGTCAGCGCCGCCGATTTTGATGCCGACGGTGCAGAGGACCTGCTCGGCGCCAACATCGCGTTTTCGTTTCGGACAAGTGTGGCCAGACAAACGGGCGCCATGATCTTCGAAACCACGCCACTCGCGCTGCCGGGCGCGGGGGGTGCCTCGGGTGGCGTCTACACCGGGGATTTTGATCGCGATGGCTTTGTGGATGTGGCCGGCGTCATGAGTAGCGGATACGTCAATGTCAGTCTGAACACGTGCGTTCAGGATGCGCTGTTTGCGAACGGATTCGAGTGA
- a CDS encoding S9 family peptidase, whose product MRRVLFSGLLMMMSSVAAAADLGIDRLFEPPALNGKTPQGLKVAPDGSRITFLRGKETDQFQLDLWQYDIATGKTELLVDSKLLNPDGETLSAEEQARRERARTASLKGILEYDFSPDGKRLVFPLNGEVFLYDLGKSGEEAIEKLTSSALGFVTDARVSPGGRYLSFVREQNLWLIELDSKRSIQLTFDGGGLISNGTAEFIAQEEMARFEGYWWSPDDQAIAFARVDESPVPIQRRFEINADNVQVIEQRYPAAGQTNASVKLGVIDLNQVQPGGLVHDAGGTTVARGSVKVDWVTDGTEDAYLARVDWPKHSDFVAYQWQSRDQRRLELRTYSLADKTSKTLLVEESKSFVNLNDDLHFLADDDFLWTSERDGFARVYRFDSAGRLRYALSPEGWVVDRIAAVDEKNDRLYFLSGGPDPLQAQVFGVALNEAVKSTEMISAGEGIHNPSFAKDASVFVDTFSAAEAPAIVRLYRNTGEKIAVLEANALDDDHPYAPYLADHAKSEFGSLKNPGGDTLYYRMIKPAGFDATKRYPAIVNVYGGPHKQMVQKAWGDLTWQVLARQGYVVFVLDNRGSPRRGKAFEEALFRQMGGPEVDDQLAGIRWLKNQTFIDPTRVGVYGWSYGGYMSLMMLAKHSDEIAAGIAGAPVTDWSLYDTHYTERYMDHPKANADGYDKSSVFAHVDGLTAPLLLVHGMADDNVLFTNSTKLMTALQEKGRPFDLMTYPGAKHGISSPYMKKHYGHALLNFFARHLQPAATASAAPTANSEGTP is encoded by the coding sequence ATGCGTCGTGTTCTATTTTCTGGGTTGCTGATGATGATGAGTAGTGTTGCCGCCGCCGCCGACCTCGGCATCGATCGACTGTTCGAGCCGCCTGCTCTGAATGGCAAGACCCCGCAAGGGTTGAAGGTGGCGCCTGATGGCAGCCGCATCACCTTCTTGCGCGGCAAGGAAACGGACCAGTTCCAACTCGATCTTTGGCAATACGACATCGCCACAGGCAAGACCGAATTGCTCGTCGATTCCAAGCTGCTGAATCCGGATGGCGAAACCCTGTCGGCCGAGGAGCAGGCGCGCCGCGAGCGGGCGAGGACGGCCAGCCTCAAAGGCATCCTGGAGTATGACTTCTCTCCCGACGGCAAGCGCCTCGTGTTTCCGTTGAATGGCGAAGTCTTCTTGTACGACCTGGGCAAGTCGGGCGAAGAGGCGATCGAAAAACTGACGAGTAGCGCGCTCGGATTTGTCACCGATGCCCGCGTGTCGCCGGGTGGGCGGTATCTCAGTTTTGTCCGCGAGCAGAATCTGTGGCTGATCGAACTCGACAGCAAGCGCTCGATCCAGCTGACCTTTGATGGCGGCGGCCTGATTTCGAACGGCACCGCGGAATTCATCGCCCAAGAGGAAATGGCGCGGTTCGAAGGATACTGGTGGTCACCCGATGACCAGGCGATCGCGTTTGCGCGCGTCGATGAGTCGCCGGTGCCAATCCAGCGCCGCTTCGAAATCAACGCGGATAATGTGCAGGTCATCGAACAGCGGTATCCGGCAGCCGGTCAAACCAACGCATCGGTCAAACTCGGGGTCATCGACTTGAATCAGGTGCAGCCCGGTGGGCTGGTCCACGACGCCGGTGGCACCACGGTGGCGCGTGGCTCGGTCAAGGTGGACTGGGTGACCGATGGCACCGAGGACGCGTATCTCGCCCGCGTGGATTGGCCGAAGCACAGCGATTTTGTCGCGTATCAGTGGCAATCGCGTGATCAGCGTCGGCTCGAACTGCGCACCTATAGCCTCGCCGACAAAACCAGCAAGACGCTCCTGGTCGAGGAGAGCAAAAGCTTCGTCAATCTCAATGATGACTTGCACTTCCTTGCCGATGACGACTTTCTCTGGACGTCCGAACGCGATGGTTTTGCCCGCGTGTACCGCTTCGATTCGGCGGGGCGCTTGCGCTACGCGTTGAGCCCAGAGGGTTGGGTGGTCGACCGGATCGCTGCCGTCGACGAGAAGAACGACCGTTTGTACTTTCTGTCCGGCGGCCCGGATCCGTTGCAGGCGCAGGTGTTTGGCGTCGCCTTGAATGAGGCCGTCAAGTCGACCGAGATGATCAGCGCGGGCGAAGGGATTCACAATCCGAGCTTTGCGAAAGACGCCAGCGTGTTCGTCGACACGTTCAGCGCTGCCGAAGCGCCGGCCATCGTGCGCTTGTACCGGAACACCGGCGAGAAGATTGCCGTGCTGGAGGCCAACGCGCTCGACGACGATCATCCGTATGCGCCGTACTTGGCAGACCATGCGAAGAGCGAATTTGGGTCCCTCAAGAATCCGGGTGGCGACACGTTGTACTACCGCATGATCAAGCCGGCGGGATTCGATGCGACCAAACGTTATCCGGCGATCGTCAACGTGTACGGCGGGCCGCACAAGCAAATGGTGCAAAAGGCCTGGGGCGATCTCACGTGGCAGGTATTGGCACGCCAGGGCTACGTGGTGTTCGTGCTCGACAACCGTGGCAGCCCGCGGCGTGGCAAGGCGTTTGAAGAAGCGTTGTTCCGCCAGATGGGTGGCCCGGAGGTCGACGACCAGTTGGCCGGAATTCGGTGGCTCAAGAACCAGACGTTCATCGATCCCACGCGCGTCGGCGTTTACGGTTGGAGCTACGGCGGCTACATGAGTCTGATGATGCTCGCCAAGCATTCCGACGAGATCGCTGCGGGTATTGCCGGTGCCCCGGTCACCGACTGGTCGCTGTACGACACGCACTACACCGAACGCTACATGGATCATCCCAAAGCCAATGCTGACGGCTACGACAAGAGCAGTGTGTTTGCGCATGTTGATGGCCTGACCGCGCCGCTGCTGCTCGTGCATGGCATGGCCGATGACAACGTGTTGTTCACCAATTCCACCAAGCTGATGACGGCGTTGCAGGAAAAGGGCCGGCCGTTCGACCTGATGACTTATCCGGGCGCCAAGCACGGCATCTCCAGTCCGTACATGAAAAAGCATTACGGCCATGCCTTGCTGAACTTCTTTGCCCGACACCTGCAACCCGCTGCAACGGCATCCGCTGCACCCACTGCCAACTCCGAAGGTACGCCCTGA
- the bcp gene encoding thioredoxin-dependent thiol peroxidase, which translates to MLTPGSSIPDFALSTQSGQTVSKASLKGKRFVLYFYPKDSTPACTTQACGIRDAHPDFQKLGVPVFGVSADDVKSHQKFADKQALNFPLLADPDRVLIEGLGAWGEKSLYGRKYLGIFRCTFVVDAGGKVEQVWPKVDVKTHAADVLRYLQGGAGTEPAPTGKKAPAKTSGSAKPAAKVATRRQSAAKPITKKPAVKKPAAKKSAVKKPVATKRAASKTGATKPAATKLAAKRAKPKSGKR; encoded by the coding sequence ATGCTCACACCTGGTTCGTCGATCCCTGACTTCGCGCTGTCAACGCAATCTGGCCAGACGGTCAGCAAAGCCAGTCTCAAGGGCAAGCGCTTTGTGCTGTATTTCTATCCGAAGGACAGCACGCCGGCTTGCACGACACAGGCCTGTGGTATTCGCGACGCGCATCCTGATTTCCAGAAACTGGGCGTGCCGGTCTTTGGTGTCAGCGCAGACGACGTGAAGAGCCACCAAAAATTTGCCGACAAGCAGGCGCTCAACTTCCCGCTGCTGGCTGACCCCGATCGCGTGCTGATCGAAGGGCTCGGTGCGTGGGGCGAGAAGTCCCTTTATGGCCGCAAATACCTGGGGATCTTCCGCTGCACGTTTGTGGTCGATGCGGGCGGCAAGGTTGAGCAGGTTTGGCCAAAGGTCGATGTGAAAACGCATGCGGCCGATGTGCTCCGCTATCTGCAAGGTGGCGCTGGTACCGAGCCGGCACCGACAGGCAAGAAGGCGCCGGCCAAGACGTCCGGTTCGGCGAAGCCGGCTGCCAAGGTCGCTACGCGCAGGCAGTCCGCGGCAAAGCCGATCACCAAAAAGCCGGCAGTCAAAAAACCTGCTGCCAAGAAATCCGCAGTGAAGAAACCCGTTGCGACAAAACGAGCGGCGTCGAAAACAGGGGCCACGAAACCTGCGGCGACCAAACTGGCAGCGAAGCGGGCCAAGCCAAAGTCTGGCAAGCGGTGA
- a CDS encoding glycine-rich domain-containing protein gives MTPILILLIVSVPLLWWGHRRRQAQQRELFIHEYEFPKPVLTKFRQQHPHLRDAEVARVEHGLRQFFEIHRRTHPLTIGMPSKVVDDLWHQFILDTRAYREFCATAFGHFFHHVPAGSVPNGERVNQELRRTWREACRLDGLTAASATALPVLFLIDQQLGIGGGNRYQPMSAWMTAADPTGSSFSSTPTSSCGGAVCSGGRDSGSTDSSGSSNTDCSTSDSSDSSCQDSGGGDSGGGDSGSSCGGGCGGGGGD, from the coding sequence ATGACACCGATCCTGATTCTGTTGATCGTCTCGGTCCCCCTGCTCTGGTGGGGCCATCGCCGCCGGCAAGCCCAACAGCGCGAGCTGTTCATCCACGAATACGAATTTCCGAAGCCGGTCCTGACCAAGTTTCGGCAGCAGCACCCGCACCTGCGCGATGCCGAAGTTGCCAGGGTCGAACACGGGCTGCGGCAGTTCTTCGAGATCCATCGCCGCACGCATCCCTTGACCATTGGGATGCCATCCAAGGTCGTTGACGACCTCTGGCATCAGTTCATTCTGGATACCCGGGCGTACCGCGAATTTTGCGCCACCGCGTTCGGCCATTTCTTCCACCACGTTCCCGCCGGATCGGTTCCGAATGGCGAGCGGGTGAATCAGGAACTGCGTCGGACTTGGCGCGAAGCGTGTCGCTTGGACGGGCTCACTGCCGCTAGCGCAACAGCGCTCCCGGTGCTGTTTCTGATCGATCAGCAACTCGGGATCGGCGGGGGCAATCGCTACCAACCGATGAGCGCCTGGATGACCGCGGCCGACCCAACGGGTAGCAGTTTCAGTTCGACCCCGACGAGCAGTTGCGGCGGCGCCGTGTGCTCTGGTGGCCGCGATTCAGGTAGTACAGACAGCAGCGGTTCCAGCAACACCGACTGCAGCACGAGCGACAGCTCTGACAGCAGTTGCCAGGATAGTGGCGGGGGTGACAGCGGCGGCGGTGACAGCGGCAGCAGTTGCGGTGGCGGCTGTGGCGGCGGCGGTGGCGACTGA
- a CDS encoding GAF domain-containing protein, whose amino-acid sequence MFESKAIPTTDKAAFYAELLDQARGLLSGETDRIANAANFSALLYHALTEVNWVGFYFFDGKELVVGPFQGKPACVRIAIGKGVCGTAAAMRRTQLVGDVHAFPGHIACDAASRSEIVVPLYQGDTLIGVLDLDSPALDRFDHVDQTGLEAMARLYLASIAGESLATAA is encoded by the coding sequence ATGTTCGAATCAAAAGCCATACCGACCACGGACAAAGCCGCCTTCTACGCCGAGCTGCTGGACCAGGCCCGCGGTCTGCTGTCCGGTGAAACTGACCGCATTGCCAACGCCGCAAATTTCTCCGCCCTGCTCTATCACGCGCTGACCGAGGTCAACTGGGTCGGGTTTTACTTTTTCGACGGCAAGGAATTGGTCGTCGGCCCGTTTCAAGGCAAGCCGGCCTGTGTTCGCATTGCGATTGGCAAGGGCGTTTGCGGTACGGCCGCCGCCATGCGCCGGACGCAACTGGTGGGCGATGTGCACGCGTTCCCAGGCCACATTGCCTGCGACGCCGCCTCGCGCTCCGAAATTGTCGTGCCGCTCTACCAAGGCGACACCCTGATCGGTGTGCTCGATCTGGATTCGCCGGCCCTGGATCGGTTTGATCATGTCGACCAAACGGGGCTCGAAGCGATGGCTCGCCTGTATCTGGCCAGTATTGCTGGCGAATCTCTCGCGACGGCAGCCTGA
- a CDS encoding TfoX/Sxy family protein, translated as MSAKIRNIGPKSAAWLRQVGVRTEEEVKTLGAIEVYFKVKKAGFKASLNLLYALEGAVLDCHWTEVSNERRSELLLEVSAREDGKAQKTYQWWRPGKEVGNVRTEGGAEGETAPSADGDSEPGGLDGQLSFGGGESDDH; from the coding sequence ATGAGCGCCAAGATCCGCAACATCGGCCCGAAAAGCGCTGCTTGGCTGCGCCAGGTGGGCGTGCGCACCGAGGAGGAAGTCAAAACACTCGGTGCGATCGAAGTCTATTTCAAGGTCAAGAAGGCCGGCTTCAAGGCCAGTCTCAACCTGCTCTATGCGCTCGAAGGCGCGGTGCTCGATTGCCACTGGACCGAGGTCAGCAATGAGCGCCGCAGTGAGCTGCTGCTGGAAGTGAGTGCGCGCGAGGACGGTAAGGCCCAGAAGACTTACCAGTGGTGGCGGCCCGGCAAAGAAGTCGGGAACGTGCGCACCGAAGGTGGGGCCGAAGGCGAGACCGCGCCATCGGCTGATGGCGATAGCGAGCCGGGGGGCCTGGACGGGCAGCTCAGCTTTGGCGGTGGCGAATCCGACGATCATTGA
- a CDS encoding glutathione S-transferase family protein, with the protein MYQLYFSPGAASFSVHLALLEMNAPHELVRVDLQAGQQRSSEYLRLNPNGVVPTLVVDGQPMTESAALLLWLAEREQKLAPTVGSHERQPYLQWMLYLANTLQPAFRNWFYPHEAAGEANAEATKAVAQSKIEVVFDRLADHLAVKGPYLCGDTLTVADLHAFMLMRWSRNMPKPATSWPVLAEFVARIKARPTFKTLYEREGLTEWA; encoded by the coding sequence ATGTACCAACTCTATTTTTCGCCCGGCGCGGCCAGCTTTTCTGTCCATCTGGCGTTGCTCGAAATGAACGCGCCGCATGAACTCGTGCGGGTCGATTTGCAGGCCGGGCAACAGCGATCGTCTGAGTATCTGCGTCTCAACCCAAACGGCGTGGTGCCCACCCTGGTGGTCGACGGTCAGCCGATGACCGAATCGGCGGCACTGCTGTTGTGGCTGGCCGAACGCGAACAGAAATTGGCGCCGACCGTGGGCAGCCACGAACGGCAACCGTATCTGCAGTGGATGCTGTATCTCGCCAACACGCTGCAACCGGCGTTCCGCAACTGGTTTTATCCCCATGAAGCGGCCGGCGAGGCCAATGCCGAGGCCACCAAGGCGGTGGCACAGAGCAAGATCGAGGTGGTGTTCGACCGCTTGGCCGATCATCTCGCAGTCAAAGGCCCCTATCTGTGCGGCGACACGCTGACCGTCGCCGATCTGCATGCCTTCATGCTGATGCGCTGGTCGCGCAACATGCCGAAGCCCGCCACCAGTTGGCCGGTACTCGCGGAATTTGTGGCGCGAATCAAAGCCCGCCCAACCTTCAAGACGCTGTACGAGCGCGAAGGGCTGACCGAGTGGGCCTGA
- a CDS encoding valine--tRNA ligase → MDKSFEPKAIEAQWYPRWEQSGYFAPSGHGTPYSIMLPPPNVTGTLHMGHAFQHTIMDTLIRYHRMQGHNTLWQVGTDHAGIATEMVVSRLLEREGKGETRNGLGREKFTERVWQWKEESGSTISRQMRRLGTSGDWSRERFTMDEGLSEAVTETFVRLYEQGLIYRGQRLVNWDPVLLTAISDLEVVSEEEHGKLWSIAYPLADGSGQLIVATTRPETMLGDVAVAVHPDDERYQALIGKMLKLPLCDREIPIIADAYVDKEFGTGCVKITPAHDFNDFEIGKRHSLPMINIFTPDAKINDRAPAKYQGLDRYVARKAVLADLTAAELLVEEKAHKLQVPRGDRSGQVIEPYLTYQWFVKMDHFAKRGLELVENGSVRFVPENWINTYRHWLGNIQDWCISRQLWWGHRIPAWFAESGEIIVARDEAEAAKKAQAAGITAALKREDDVLETWFSSALWSHSTLGWPNPEAQAKYGYDTFLPTSVLVTGFDIIFFWVARMIMMTDHFTGQVPFKDVYITGLVRDRDGNKMSKSKGNVLDPLDLIDGISLDDLIAKRTTGLMKPQDAPKIEAATRKEFPEGIDGVGADALRFTFASLASHGRDIKFDFSRCEGYKNFCNKLWNASRFVLMNTEDFDAATAPKTAVTEAERWILTRLQSTIAEMHTQVAAYRFDLMSQALYDFVWNEFCDWFLELSKPALQGQDAAAVASTKHTLLRVLETVLRLAHPLIPFVTEEIWQHVAPRLGMSVENQFLGTQRYPQVDDIVADKDAAAEVDWLKSVLANVRRIRGEMNIAPGKVLPLLFAGGDAQDQRRAEKFAAQITFLARSETPRYLAPGEEEPASAAGVLGSLRVLIPLAGLIDLDAEKKRLDKEIARVEVEIKKCEGKLGNATFVQNAPAAVVDQERQRLVDWGTQLHGLKTQREKLG, encoded by the coding sequence ATGGACAAGTCATTCGAACCCAAAGCCATCGAAGCGCAGTGGTATCCGCGCTGGGAACAATCCGGCTATTTCGCGCCGAGCGGGCACGGCACGCCCTACAGCATCATGTTGCCGCCGCCGAATGTGACGGGCACGCTGCACATGGGCCACGCGTTCCAGCACACCATCATGGACACGCTGATCCGCTACCACCGCATGCAAGGTCACAACACCTTGTGGCAGGTCGGGACCGATCATGCTGGTATCGCGACCGAAATGGTCGTCAGCCGTCTGTTGGAGCGCGAAGGCAAAGGCGAGACGCGGAACGGCCTGGGCCGGGAAAAGTTCACCGAACGCGTGTGGCAGTGGAAGGAAGAATCCGGCAGCACGATCTCGCGCCAGATGCGCCGCCTCGGCACGTCGGGCGACTGGTCGCGTGAGCGCTTCACGATGGACGAAGGTTTGTCCGAAGCCGTCACCGAAACATTTGTGCGTCTGTACGAACAAGGCTTGATCTATCGCGGCCAGCGTTTGGTGAACTGGGACCCAGTGTTGCTGACCGCGATCTCGGACCTGGAAGTGGTCAGCGAAGAAGAGCACGGCAAGTTGTGGTCGATCGCGTACCCACTCGCCGATGGCAGTGGTCAGCTGATCGTTGCGACGACGCGTCCCGAAACCATGCTCGGTGACGTCGCCGTGGCCGTGCATCCCGACGACGAGCGCTATCAGGCGCTGATCGGCAAGATGCTCAAGCTGCCGTTGTGTGATCGCGAGATTCCGATCATTGCCGACGCGTATGTCGACAAAGAATTCGGCACGGGCTGCGTCAAGATCACCCCGGCGCACGACTTCAACGACTTCGAGATCGGCAAGCGGCACAGCCTGCCGATGATCAACATCTTCACGCCCGACGCGAAGATCAACGATCGCGCGCCAGCCAAGTATCAAGGCCTGGATCGCTATGTCGCACGCAAGGCGGTGCTCGCTGATCTGACCGCGGCGGAACTGTTGGTTGAAGAGAAGGCGCACAAGCTGCAAGTGCCGCGTGGTGATCGCTCCGGCCAGGTGATCGAGCCCTATTTGACCTACCAGTGGTTCGTGAAGATGGACCACTTCGCGAAGCGTGGCTTGGAACTGGTTGAAAACGGTTCCGTGCGCTTTGTCCCAGAGAACTGGATCAACACCTACCGGCACTGGCTCGGCAACATCCAGGATTGGTGCATTTCGCGGCAACTCTGGTGGGGGCATCGGATTCCGGCGTGGTTTGCCGAATCGGGCGAAATCATTGTCGCCCGCGACGAAGCGGAAGCAGCCAAAAAAGCGCAGGCGGCCGGCATCACGGCAGCACTGAAGCGCGAGGATGATGTGCTCGAGACGTGGTTCTCGTCAGCGCTCTGGAGCCACTCCACGCTCGGCTGGCCAAATCCCGAAGCGCAAGCCAAGTACGGTTACGACACCTTCCTGCCGACGTCGGTGCTGGTCACCGGTTTCGACATCATCTTCTTCTGGGTCGCCCGGATGATCATGATGACCGATCACTTCACCGGCCAGGTGCCGTTCAAGGACGTCTACATCACCGGCCTCGTGCGCGATCGCGATGGCAACAAGATGTCGAAGTCCAAGGGCAATGTGCTCGATCCGCTCGACCTGATCGACGGCATTTCGCTCGACGATCTGATTGCGAAGCGCACGACGGGTTTGATGAAGCCGCAGGACGCGCCGAAAATCGAAGCGGCGACGCGCAAGGAATTCCCAGAGGGCATCGATGGCGTGGGCGCCGATGCGCTGCGCTTCACGTTCGCCTCGCTGGCGTCACATGGCCGCGACATCAAGTTCGACTTCTCGCGCTGCGAAGGCTACAAGAATTTCTGCAACAAGCTCTGGAACGCGAGCCGCTTCGTGTTGATGAACACCGAAGACTTCGACGCCGCGACTGCGCCGAAAACGGCGGTGACCGAAGCCGAGCGTTGGATTCTGACGCGCCTGCAGTCGACCATCGCCGAAATGCACACGCAGGTGGCTGCCTATCGCTTCGACCTGATGTCGCAGGCACTCTACGATTTCGTTTGGAACGAGTTCTGCGATTGGTTCCTGGAACTGTCGAAGCCCGCATTGCAAGGACAGGACGCCGCAGCAGTGGCGTCGACCAAGCACACCCTGCTGCGCGTGCTCGAAACCGTGCTGCGCCTCGCGCACCCGCTGATCCCCTTCGTCACCGAAGAAATCTGGCAGCATGTTGCGCCGCGCCTTGGTATGTCGGTCGAGAATCAGTTCCTGGGTACGCAGCGCTATCCGCAAGTCGACGACATCGTCGCCGACAAAGACGCCGCCGCCGAAGTCGATTGGCTCAAATCCGTGCTCGCCAACGTCCGCCGCATCCGTGGCGAAATGAATATCGCGCCAGGCAAAGTGCTGCCGCTGCTGTTTGCTGGTGGCGATGCCCAAGATCAACGCCGCGCCGAGAAATTCGCCGCGCAAATAACGTTCCTGGCGCGCTCTGAGACGCCGCGCTACTTGGCACCCGGAGAAGAAGAGCCCGCGTCGGCCGCCGGCGTGCTCGGTAGCCTCCGCGTACTGATTCCGCTCGCCGGCCTGATCGACCTGGACGCCGAGAAAAAGCGTCTGGACAAGGAAATCGCGCGCGTCGAAGTGGAGATCAAGAAATGCGAAGGCAAACTCGGCAACGCCACGTTCGTGCAGAACGCCCCGGCAGCGGTGGTCGATCAGGAACGTCAGCGCTTGGTGGACTGGGGCACGCAGTTGCATGGTCTGAAAACACAGCGGGAAAAGCTGGGATAA